The Ipomoea triloba cultivar NCNSP0323 chromosome 14, ASM357664v1 region TCGACCCGCCGGCGCCAGAATCCCCGCTGATCTCTCTCCCTCCCCATCCGCCGTAGTCCGTTGACGGAAAGAACAACTGGCAATTAGAATCGCCAAGGAATGGGTGGAGCTGAGAAAAAGAATGTCCACAATCGAGAATCTCTCAAAGCTCAAAGTTCGTTCAATAATTATCCCAAGTGGAAGCAAAAGGTTACTATAATCCTGTGATGTGTTACATGAAccttttattttatgtatatatgctTGGAAATTATTGAAATAATGTTAATTGTGCTTGTAGCTCAGAGAAAATTGTTACACAAGGGTACAGGAGGATCGAACCCGCCTGCTCTGGAAATTGAGATCAACTCAGGCCAAAAACCACCAGGTTATTCAGGAAATATGCACTTTTACTTGCTGTTATTGCGattcaattgattttttaatgGTTTTTTAAGGTTGAATTCATATGTTCTGTACTCACACTGTCAATCTTATGAGATTTTATGTATTCGGTTTGGTTGCCACGATCAGCATTCAGCAGTTTAGCAGCTCAATGTTGATGTTATGTATGTTTTTCTGGTTGTAGGAGATTGTCAATTCAACCTTCCGGGACATAGTATCTGATGAATTGCAAAAAATAAAGGTGTTGGTTGAGGACAATGGTACTTCTAAAATTGCCCCCGAGACTGATGAGATTATCTGGGAATATGATGGTCTTCACACAGCATATCAAGGTGATTGTGAGGAAATGTTGTTGGAAATGCAAAGGATATTTTATGAGGATCTTCGGGTGGAAGAAACGAGAAAAGGTAAATGCTATTACGTTCTCCCTGTTGTAGCGTGATAGTGTTGTTGTCTTCTAATGGAAGACCTACTATTCCAAGCATGTGTTGTATGTGAACTTTATGAAGCTTTAGTCTCTCCATTTTAGAGGGATGTGGAAGAGAACACCAAGGCTTATCCTGTCGTTCTTCtcgtataattacaattttcataatCAACGTTTTGAGCTTAGATTTACTTTAGCTTCTTGCAGAACAAGAAAGATCTAGTACAAGttgggaagatgaagaagatgatttcCTAGCTCGTGCGGTCTATGATCACATGAATCTGAATGATGAGCAGGTATGTTGCCATAAGACATCTTAGATATATATCACAGATTCATTCTCATGTTTATCTGCAAATATAGCTTATTGTAAGATATGTGTGGAAGTGGATTTTTACCTAGATAGAATAGTTAAAGGGAAATATGGAAAAACATCTATGGCATATAGATAGTAAAAAGTCCATACAGTTGATCTTTTCTCTTATTTGTTGTTATTTGCTCGTTTGAGAGTGaggtttattttttatttattgcttCTGGAATAGAAAAGAGTTCATGTTTCCTAGATATCTGTCCTCTTCCTTTTGAGCAGCTTCTTTGAATGAAGTTTTAATTAACTCTGATACTTATAATAGGTTGCCAAGGAGGTTTGGTGTCCCATCTGCAAGCATGGAGAGTTGAAAGAAAACCGCCATCTAATTAGTTGCACTCAGTGTGGTGTTACACTTGACAGAGGCGACGAGGTTGTACTACCactatttcattatttttgcaTTGGATTATATTTGATAACTAAGCTTGCTTTAATGACTGAAGTAGAACAgcttgtgtttgtttgtttcagTTATACTTAATTACGGTTGCCTGTTAAACTGTTTGGCatgatttttgtctttttggTACATAGGGTCACAAGTTTCAAGTCAGTCAAAAGTGATTGCAGTTTatcattttttgaataatacaattattaattaatgaccATGCAAAAATCTCCTAAGTATGGAGTAACATAATATGCTGATAATCATTTGTCACTAAAGTCGTTATAAGCTAAGCTATAGGTTTCAGTGTTTCACATCAAGGGTTTGTAATCTGTAGGTTTACAGTAACTTGTCCGTATCAATATGTTCTTTTTTCCAACATTTCATACCCtttgaatttttctttattCCCTTTTTCTTTCCTGTTCCCCTCATTCCTCTGTGGTTCTGTTCCTTTTTAACATCATTCTTCTCATGTTCACGAACTATATATCAAAGCATCGTTAAATTTCATCTCAGCTATAGCTAGAATTTGTATACTCTCTCTGTTCACACTTGAACACAATCATCATTATCGTGATCATTTTGTTTGGCCCTTCCGCTCCCTTCTTGATCGTAGTTGAACTACCATCTCTGACTTGGTCTTCTCTGTGCAACCGTGACAGGTTAATCTGGAGGTACTCCAGAACAGGTTAGCTGAAGCTCATTCCGAGCATCTGGATAGAGGATGCAGATTA contains the following coding sequences:
- the LOC116004221 gene encoding RPA-interacting protein B isoform X1, translating into MGGAEKKNVHNRESLKAQSSFNNYPKWKQKLRENCYTRVQEDRTRLLWKLRSTQAKNHQEIVNSTFRDIVSDELQKIKVLVEDNGTSKIAPETDEIIWEYDGLHTAYQGDCEEMLLEMQRIFYEDLRVEETRKEQERSSTSWEDEEDDFLARAVYDHMNLNDEQVAKEVWCPICKHGELKENRHLISCTQCGVTLDRGDEVNLEVLQNRLAEAHSEHLDRGCRLKPEFCVETKFGLSALYIRCEPCKTFEIVI
- the LOC116004221 gene encoding uncharacterized protein LOC116004221 isoform X2, producing the protein MSTIENLSKLKVRSIIIPSGSKRENCYTRVQEDRTRLLWKLRSTQAKNHQEIVNSTFRDIVSDELQKIKVLVEDNGTSKIAPETDEIIWEYDGLHTAYQGDCEEMLLEMQRIFYEDLRVEETRKEQERSSTSWEDEEDDFLARAVYDHMNLNDEQVAKEVWCPICKHGELKENRHLISCTQCGVTLDRGDEVNLEVLQNRLAEAHSEHLDRGCRLKPEFCVETKFGLSALYIRCEPCKTFEIVI